A genomic segment from Streptomyces sp. NBC_00237 encodes:
- a CDS encoding GNAT family N-acetyltransferase has product MAKAADGADQVEHDQRGGEADHAYPDHWEADVVLRDGGTARIRPITTEDAERLVSFYEQVSDESKYYRFFAPYPRLSAKDVHRFTHHDYVDRVGLAVTVGGEFIATVRYDRINADGRPASGPDADQAEVAFLVQDAHQGRGVASAVLEHIGAVARERGIRRFVAEVLPANSKMIKVFTDAGYQQKRSFKDGVVRLEFDLEPTDRSLAVQRAREHRAEARSVQRLLAPGSVVVVGAGRSPQSVGRTVLRNLLGAGFTGRAYAVNAALDPGTTELEGVPAHRSVAEIGAPVDLAVVVVPADRVPAVVADCGESGVQGVVVLAAGYAESGAEGRERQRELVRQARSYGMRIIGPNAFGIINTSDAVRLNASLAPRSPERGRIGLFTQSGAIGIALLSGLDRRGAGVSAFISAGNRADVSGNDFLQYCHEDPDTDAVLLYLESIGNPRKFTRLARRTAAAKPVVVVKGARHSGSTPPGHAVPVARIPDATVSALFRQAGVVRVDTVTELVDAGLMLTGQPLPRGPRTAILGNSESLGLLTYDACLAEGLRPLPPRDLTTGATPADFRRALSEALADPACDAVVVTAIPWVGEGGTMESGDGEVLAAALREAAATAPAKPVAVVHVEMGELAEALAAATSTAPGRNAATSTAPGGNAATSTAPGRNAAPLARETAPVAPVTPAEPPADAPAPHSIPAYPAAERAVRALAEAVRYAQWRREAAEPGKVPEYEDIDEAGAAAQIDALLTEDGDPRGLPLKPDAARELLGRYGIDVRDARPAPDPGTAVAAAARLGYPVALKTTAPHLRHRPDLGGVRLDLADEDDLRRAYGELTEALGKPEELLLVVQAMAPRGVDTVVRAAIDPAVGAVLSFGLAGAASELLGDTAHRLVPATDRDAAGLIRSIRTAPLLFGWRGSAPVDTAALEELLLRVSRLVDDHPEVVGVALEPVVVAPDGLSVLGATVRLAPPAVRDDLGPRRLPSY; this is encoded by the coding sequence ATGGCCAAGGCTGCGGACGGTGCGGATCAGGTGGAGCACGACCAGCGAGGGGGCGAGGCCGACCACGCCTACCCCGACCACTGGGAGGCCGACGTGGTGCTGCGCGACGGCGGCACCGCGCGCATCCGGCCCATCACCACCGAGGACGCGGAGCGGCTGGTCAGCTTCTACGAGCAGGTCTCGGACGAGTCGAAGTACTACCGCTTCTTCGCGCCCTACCCCCGGCTGTCCGCCAAGGACGTCCATCGTTTCACCCATCACGACTACGTCGACCGGGTGGGTCTCGCCGTCACCGTCGGCGGCGAGTTCATCGCCACCGTCCGCTACGACCGCATCAACGCCGACGGCCGTCCCGCCTCGGGTCCCGACGCCGACCAGGCGGAGGTCGCCTTCCTCGTCCAGGACGCCCATCAGGGGCGCGGCGTCGCCTCCGCCGTCCTCGAACACATCGGGGCCGTCGCCCGCGAGCGCGGCATCCGGCGCTTCGTCGCCGAAGTGCTGCCGGCCAACTCCAAGATGATCAAGGTCTTCACGGACGCGGGCTACCAGCAGAAACGCTCCTTCAAAGACGGCGTCGTCCGCCTCGAATTCGACCTGGAGCCCACCGACCGCTCCCTCGCGGTGCAGCGCGCCCGCGAACACCGCGCCGAGGCCCGTTCCGTGCAGCGGCTCCTGGCCCCCGGCTCCGTCGTGGTCGTCGGCGCGGGCCGCTCCCCGCAGTCCGTGGGACGCACGGTGCTGCGCAACCTCCTCGGCGCGGGCTTCACCGGCCGTGCGTACGCGGTGAACGCGGCGCTCGACCCCGGCACCACCGAACTCGAAGGCGTCCCCGCACACCGCTCCGTCGCGGAGATCGGCGCCCCGGTGGACCTCGCGGTGGTCGTCGTACCGGCCGACAGGGTTCCGGCCGTGGTCGCCGACTGCGGCGAGAGCGGGGTGCAGGGGGTGGTCGTGCTGGCCGCCGGATACGCCGAGAGCGGGGCCGAAGGGCGGGAGCGGCAGCGGGAGCTGGTGCGGCAGGCGCGTTCGTACGGGATGCGGATCATCGGCCCCAACGCCTTCGGCATCATCAACACCTCCGACGCCGTGCGCCTCAACGCCTCCCTCGCGCCCCGCTCGCCCGAGCGCGGCCGGATCGGCCTGTTCACCCAGTCCGGCGCGATCGGTATCGCGCTGCTGTCCGGGCTCGACCGGCGCGGTGCGGGCGTGTCGGCCTTCATCTCCGCCGGGAACCGGGCCGACGTCTCCGGCAACGACTTCCTCCAGTACTGCCACGAGGACCCGGACACCGACGCCGTCCTCCTCTACCTCGAATCCATCGGCAACCCGCGCAAGTTCACCCGCCTCGCCCGTCGTACGGCCGCCGCGAAGCCGGTCGTGGTGGTCAAGGGCGCACGCCACAGCGGGAGCACGCCGCCGGGGCACGCGGTGCCGGTGGCGCGCATTCCGGACGCCACGGTCTCCGCGCTCTTCCGGCAGGCGGGTGTCGTCCGGGTCGACACGGTCACCGAACTCGTCGACGCGGGGCTGATGCTGACCGGCCAGCCCCTGCCGCGCGGCCCGCGCACCGCGATCCTCGGCAACTCCGAGTCGCTCGGCCTGCTCACGTACGACGCCTGCCTCGCGGAAGGACTCCGTCCGCTTCCGCCGCGCGACCTGACGACGGGAGCCACCCCGGCCGACTTCCGCCGCGCCCTCTCCGAGGCCCTCGCCGACCCGGCGTGCGACGCGGTCGTCGTCACGGCGATCCCCTGGGTGGGGGAGGGCGGAACGATGGAGTCCGGCGACGGCGAGGTGCTGGCCGCCGCCCTGCGCGAGGCGGCGGCGACGGCCCCCGCGAAGCCGGTGGCGGTGGTCCACGTCGAGATGGGCGAACTGGCGGAGGCCCTGGCGGCGGCGACGAGCACGGCGCCGGGCAGGAACGCGGCGACGAGCACGGCGCCGGGCGGGAACGCGGCGACGAGCACGGCGCCGGGCAGGAACGCAGCGCCGCTAGCTCGGGAGACGGCCCCCGTCGCGCCCGTAACGCCCGCCGAGCCGCCCGCCGACGCCCCCGCCCCCCACTCCATCCCCGCCTACCCCGCCGCCGAGCGCGCCGTACGGGCGCTCGCCGAAGCGGTGCGGTACGCGCAGTGGCGGCGCGAGGCCGCGGAGCCCGGGAAGGTGCCCGAGTACGAGGACATCGACGAGGCGGGGGCCGCCGCCCAGATCGACGCCCTGCTCACCGAGGACGGCGACCCGCGCGGTCTGCCGCTCAAGCCGGACGCCGCCCGTGAACTGCTCGGGCGCTACGGCATCGACGTACGGGACGCCCGCCCCGCGCCCGACCCCGGCACGGCCGTCGCGGCGGCGGCCCGCCTCGGCTACCCCGTCGCCCTCAAGACCACCGCCCCGCACCTGCGCCACCGCCCCGACCTCGGCGGCGTACGGCTCGATCTGGCGGACGAGGACGACCTGCGGCGGGCGTACGGGGAACTGACCGAGGCCCTCGGCAAGCCCGAGGAACTCCTCCTCGTCGTGCAGGCCATGGCCCCGCGCGGCGTGGACACCGTCGTACGGGCCGCCATCGACCCGGCGGTCGGCGCCGTGCTCTCGTTCGGGCTCGCCGGGGCCGCGTCCGAGCTGCTCGGGGACACCGCGCACCGGCTCGTTCCGGCCACCGACCGGGACGCGGCCGGGCTGATCAGGTCGATCAGGACCGCGCCGCTCCTCTTCGGCTGGCGGGGGTCGGCCCCGGTCGACACCGCCGCCCTGGAAGAGCTGCTGCTGCGGGTCTCGCGGCTGGTCGACGACCACCCCGAGGTGGTCGGCGTCGCCCTGGAACCCGTGGTCGTGGCCCCCGACGGGCTGTCCGTCCTGGGGGCGACCGTACGACTGGCACCTCCCGCCGTACGGGACGACCTCGGCCCCCGCCGCCTCCCGAGCTACTGA
- a CDS encoding thymidine kinase → MSELVFFSGTMDCGKSTLALQIGHNRSARGLQGVIFTRDDRAGEGKLSSRLGLVTEAVEADEGMDLYGYVVDQVSRGGRVDYVIVDEAQFLAPEQIDQLARIVDDLDLDVFAFGIMTDFRTRLFPGSRRLIELADRLETLQVEAMCWCGARATHNARTVGGEMVVEGEQVVVGDVDRPAEAVGYEVLCRRHHRRHMTSASAHAGALSPDVLPVSSI, encoded by the coding sequence ATGTCCGAGCTCGTGTTCTTCTCTGGAACGATGGACTGCGGGAAGAGCACCCTGGCGCTCCAGATCGGTCACAACCGGTCGGCGCGGGGTCTTCAGGGCGTGATCTTCACGCGTGACGACCGGGCCGGTGAGGGGAAGCTGTCGTCGCGTCTGGGGCTGGTGACGGAGGCGGTCGAGGCCGATGAGGGCATGGATCTGTACGGGTACGTGGTGGACCAGGTGTCGCGGGGCGGCCGGGTCGACTATGTGATCGTGGACGAGGCGCAGTTCCTCGCGCCGGAGCAGATCGACCAGTTGGCGCGGATCGTGGACGACCTGGACCTGGACGTGTTCGCGTTCGGGATCATGACGGACTTCCGGACGCGGTTGTTCCCGGGTTCGCGGCGGCTGATCGAGTTGGCGGACCGGCTGGAGACCTTGCAGGTCGAGGCGATGTGTTGGTGCGGGGCGCGGGCGACCCACAACGCCCGTACGGTGGGTGGCGAGATGGTCGTCGAGGGTGAGCAGGTCGTGGTGGGGGACGTGGACCGGCCCGCGGAGGCCGTGGGGTACGAGGTGCTGTGCCGACGGCACCACCGCAGGCACATGACGAGTGCGTCGGCGCACGCGGGGGCGTTGTCGCCGGACGTGCTGCCGGTGTCCTCCATCTGA
- a CDS encoding GntR family transcriptional regulator: MRIPAHSVCTAIRDDIVSGVLPRGSRLTEEVLARRYGVSRVPVREALRTLQAEGFVTTRRHAGACVAEPTAQEAADLLEMRTLLEPLGAARAASRRTDSHLKVLRGLVRLGQERARRPETADLSALGGWFHETLAQASGSPGLITLLLQLKHKIAWMYVVEGQQRPVEVWAERGAIVDAVARRDAERARALTALHAERAVSAYRMRIPQRAVNMTGGRI, from the coding sequence ATGCGCATTCCCGCGCATTCGGTGTGTACGGCGATCCGCGACGACATCGTCTCCGGCGTCCTGCCGCGCGGCAGCAGGCTCACCGAGGAAGTGCTGGCCCGCCGGTACGGCGTCTCGCGCGTTCCCGTCCGCGAGGCGCTGCGCACCCTTCAGGCCGAGGGCTTCGTCACCACCCGGCGGCACGCGGGCGCCTGTGTCGCCGAGCCGACCGCCCAAGAGGCCGCCGACCTGCTGGAGATGCGGACGCTGCTGGAGCCGCTGGGCGCCGCGCGAGCGGCCTCCCGGCGCACCGACTCGCACCTCAAAGTGCTCCGTGGCCTGGTCAGGCTGGGGCAGGAGCGGGCGAGGCGGCCCGAGACCGCGGATCTGTCGGCGCTCGGCGGCTGGTTCCACGAGACGCTCGCCCAGGCGTCCGGCAGCCCCGGGCTGATCACGCTGCTCCTTCAGCTCAAGCACAAGATCGCCTGGATGTACGTCGTCGAGGGCCAGCAGCGGCCCGTCGAGGTCTGGGCCGAAAGGGGCGCGATCGTGGACGCGGTGGCGCGGCGGGACGCGGAACGGGCCAGGGCGCTGACCGCGCTGCACGCGGAGCGGGCGGTGTCCGCGTACCGCATGAGGATTCCGCAACGTGCCGTCAACATGACGGGCGGCCGGATTTAA
- a CDS encoding nuclear transport factor 2 family protein, with the protein MIETRMETLVTTDYLTRHPGRTLELDIIHRAYRAFLAHDVDALLDTLSPDIEWVHPDGMAEYGLGGTKHGHDGVLEFLAHVPSVLGGMRLDPREFVQSGDRVVVFGTRQVTSRRGRTETMPFVHSWTLSKGRAVRMEDIFDTVLLHSLIES; encoded by the coding sequence GTGATAGAGACCCGCATGGAGACCCTCGTAACGACGGACTACCTGACCCGGCACCCCGGCAGGACCCTCGAACTCGACATAATCCACCGCGCCTACCGGGCCTTCCTGGCCCATGACGTGGACGCGCTCCTCGACACGCTCTCCCCGGACATCGAGTGGGTCCACCCCGACGGGATGGCGGAGTACGGCCTGGGGGGCACCAAGCACGGCCATGACGGTGTCCTGGAGTTCCTGGCCCACGTCCCGTCGGTGCTGGGCGGAATGCGCCTGGACCCACGGGAGTTCGTGCAGTCGGGCGACCGGGTGGTGGTTTTCGGCACCCGCCAGGTGACATCGAGACGCGGCCGTACGGAAACGATGCCCTTCGTCCACTCCTGGACCCTGAGCAAGGGCCGGGCCGTGCGGATGGAGGACATCTTCGACACTGTGCTCCTCCACTCGCTGATCGAGAGCTGA
- a CDS encoding M23 family metallopeptidase, protein MAFTRAAGKHRRPSVLSRKSANIAGVAALTTTGVIGTLAPQAIAAEQDLAAEDTGSIRAVALDHSAAGTLTAQVEAQALAQQEVLDQAEAERQAEIKRKAEIKRKAEAKAKKEREERERAAREAERKRLNTFRLPVADSYVSTSYKSGGSLWSSGSHSGVDFHASSGSSVVAVGSGTVVEAGWGGAYGNNVVIRMNDGSYTQYGHLASISVSVGQSVGSGDQIGLSGSTGNSTGPHLHFEARTSPEYGSDIDPVSYLRQHGVSV, encoded by the coding sequence ATGGCGTTCACCCGTGCCGCCGGGAAGCACCGGCGTCCCTCCGTGCTGTCGCGCAAGAGCGCCAACATCGCCGGAGTCGCCGCCCTCACCACGACCGGTGTCATCGGAACGCTGGCCCCGCAGGCCATCGCCGCCGAGCAGGACCTGGCCGCGGAAGACACCGGCTCCATCCGCGCCGTCGCGCTGGACCACTCCGCCGCAGGCACCCTGACCGCGCAGGTCGAGGCCCAGGCCCTCGCGCAGCAGGAGGTGCTGGACCAGGCCGAGGCCGAGCGCCAGGCGGAGATCAAGCGCAAGGCCGAGATCAAGCGCAAGGCCGAGGCGAAGGCCAAGAAGGAGCGCGAGGAGCGCGAGCGCGCCGCCCGCGAGGCCGAGCGCAAGCGCCTCAACACCTTCCGCCTGCCGGTCGCCGACTCGTACGTCTCCACGAGCTACAAGTCCGGCGGCTCCCTGTGGTCCTCCGGCAGCCACTCCGGCGTCGACTTCCACGCGTCCTCCGGCTCCTCCGTCGTCGCCGTCGGCTCCGGCACGGTCGTCGAGGCGGGCTGGGGCGGCGCGTACGGCAACAACGTCGTGATCCGGATGAACGACGGTTCGTACACCCAGTACGGCCACCTCGCCTCGATCAGCGTCTCGGTCGGCCAGAGCGTCGGCTCCGGCGACCAGATAGGTCTGTCCGGCTCGACCGGCAACTCCACGGGCCCGCACCTGCACTTCGAGGCCCGCACCTCGCCCGAGTACGGCTCGGACATCGACCCGGTCTCCTACCTGCGTCAGCACGGCGTCAGCGTCTGA
- a CDS encoding DUF5998 family protein has protein sequence MAKTGTTTQGLRTAIERSGYYPALVAEAVEAAVGTESVSSYLVHQETTFDSNEVRRHVTVLVLTGTRFIVSHTDEQNADTTSPSPYATTSTESVKIGRISSVVVSRVVANPEKYVPGTLPREVVLTIGWGAVARIDLELAACGDPGCDADHGYTGSSTADDLSLRVSEAGDGPDTVKQTLVFAQALSEATAATGSSAR, from the coding sequence ATGGCGAAGACCGGTACGACGACCCAGGGGCTGCGGACAGCGATCGAGCGCAGCGGCTACTACCCGGCTCTTGTGGCCGAAGCGGTGGAGGCCGCCGTCGGTACGGAGTCCGTTTCGTCGTACCTCGTGCACCAGGAGACCACGTTCGACTCGAACGAGGTCCGCCGTCACGTCACTGTCCTGGTCCTCACCGGCACCCGCTTCATCGTCAGCCACACCGACGAGCAGAACGCGGACACCACCTCCCCCTCGCCGTACGCCACGACGTCGACCGAGTCCGTGAAGATCGGCCGGATCTCGTCCGTCGTGGTCAGCCGGGTCGTGGCCAATCCGGAGAAGTACGTTCCGGGGACGCTGCCGCGCGAGGTCGTCCTGACCATCGGGTGGGGCGCGGTCGCCCGCATCGACCTGGAACTCGCCGCCTGCGGCGACCCCGGCTGCGACGCCGACCACGGTTACACCGGCAGCTCCACCGCCGACGACCTGAGCCTGCGCGTCAGCGAGGCAGGCGACGGCCCGGACACGGTCAAGCAGACCCTCGTCTTCGCCCAGGCGCTGTCCGAGGCGACGGCCGCGACCGGCTCGTCCGCCCGCTGA
- a CDS encoding HPr family phosphocarrier protein → MVERRVTVGWAEGLHARPASIFVRAVTATGVPVTITKAGGNPVNAASMLALLGLGAQGGEEIVLASEAEGADAALDRLAKLVAEGLDELPETV, encoded by the coding sequence ATGGTTGAGCGCCGCGTCACCGTCGGCTGGGCCGAGGGCCTGCACGCCCGCCCCGCCTCCATCTTCGTCCGCGCCGTCACGGCCACCGGCGTCCCCGTCACCATCACCAAGGCGGGCGGCAACCCGGTCAACGCCGCGTCGATGCTGGCGCTGCTGGGCCTGGGCGCGCAGGGCGGCGAGGAGATCGTGCTGGCGTCCGAGGCCGAGGGCGCGGACGCAGCCCTGGACCGCCTCGCGAAGCTGGTCGCCGAGGGTCTGGACGAGCTCCCCGAGACCGTCTGA
- a CDS encoding NAD(P)-dependent oxidoreductase, producing the protein MKGKKILVTGGTGQVARPVAESLAEDNDVWCLGRFGTPGIERELNRRSITTWHWDMDDLSGDALKDLPEDFTHVIHSAVRRGEDGDFNAAAEVNSVAAGRLMAHTRTAESFLYVSTGALYARQTLDHKYTETDPVDGVADWLPAYPVGKIAAEGAVRAFAQVLGLPTTIARLNIVYGPGGYGGVPMLYFQRMLAGEPIPVPLSGQNWCSLLHTDDLVAQVPALWRAATAPARVVNWGGDQPVGITDCVRHMEALTGVEAKLVPSEVTRETYQFDPTLRRELTGPCRVAWRDGIHRTLEALHPEHVRH; encoded by the coding sequence ATGAAGGGCAAGAAGATCCTGGTCACCGGCGGTACCGGGCAGGTCGCCCGGCCCGTGGCAGAGTCGCTCGCCGAGGACAACGACGTCTGGTGCCTGGGCCGCTTCGGCACCCCCGGTATCGAGCGGGAGCTCAACCGGCGATCCATCACCACCTGGCACTGGGACATGGACGACCTCTCGGGTGACGCGCTCAAAGACCTCCCCGAGGATTTCACCCATGTCATCCACTCCGCCGTACGACGGGGCGAGGACGGCGACTTCAACGCGGCGGCCGAGGTCAACTCGGTGGCCGCGGGGCGGCTGATGGCGCACACCCGTACCGCCGAGTCCTTCCTGTACGTGTCGACCGGCGCCCTCTACGCACGGCAGACCCTGGACCACAAGTACACCGAGACCGACCCGGTCGACGGTGTCGCCGACTGGCTGCCCGCCTACCCCGTGGGGAAGATCGCCGCCGAGGGCGCGGTACGGGCCTTCGCCCAGGTGCTCGGCCTGCCCACCACCATCGCCCGGCTGAACATCGTGTACGGGCCCGGGGGTTACGGCGGCGTCCCGATGCTCTACTTCCAGCGCATGCTCGCCGGTGAGCCCATCCCGGTTCCCCTCAGCGGGCAGAACTGGTGCTCCCTCCTGCACACCGACGACCTCGTGGCGCAGGTGCCCGCGCTGTGGAGGGCCGCCACCGCTCCGGCGCGGGTGGTCAACTGGGGCGGGGACCAGCCGGTCGGCATCACCGACTGCGTACGTCACATGGAGGCCCTCACCGGGGTCGAGGCGAAGCTCGTGCCGAGTGAAGTCACCCGTGAGACCTATCAGTTCGACCCCACGCTGCGCCGGGAGCTGACCGGTCCGTGCCGGGTCGCCTGGCGCGACGGCATCCACCGCACGCTTGAAGCGCTGCACCCCGAGCACGTCCGTCACTGA
- a CDS encoding alkaline phosphatase family protein, translating to MALPAAWQDPVPLALDTAPVPEYGSGSLADLLPTLVAGMDVPGTTASIDELTPADRNCVFLIDGLGWEQIKAHPDEAPYLHSLLATSRGGTGRPLTAGFPATTATSLASVGTGLTPGVHGLAGYTVRDPDTNALMNQLRWRPWTDPHVWQPYPTVFQLADAAGVHTAQVSSPDFQHTPLTKIALSGGTFQGRLTGEDRMDLAARHLAAGDRSLVYTYYSEVDGAGHRFGVDSDAWRGQLMHVDRLAQRLAEQLPPRSALYVTADHGMIDIPFDEQSRIDFDEDWELGAGVALLGGEGRARHVYAVPGATGDVLAVWREVLGEQFWVASRDEAIEAGWFGPYIDERVHGRIGDVVAAAHDDVVITASRNEPGESSMVGMHGSMTPVEQLVPLLQVRS from the coding sequence ATGGCGCTGCCCGCCGCCTGGCAGGACCCCGTCCCCCTCGCGCTCGACACCGCCCCGGTCCCGGAGTACGGCTCCGGCTCCCTCGCGGACCTGCTGCCGACCCTCGTGGCGGGCATGGACGTACCCGGAACGACCGCCTCCATCGACGAGTTGACCCCCGCCGACCGGAACTGCGTGTTCCTGATCGACGGCCTCGGCTGGGAACAGATCAAGGCACACCCGGACGAGGCCCCGTACCTCCACTCGCTCCTCGCCACCTCGCGCGGCGGCACCGGCCGTCCCCTCACCGCCGGATTCCCCGCCACCACCGCGACCTCGCTCGCCTCCGTCGGCACCGGGCTCACCCCCGGCGTGCACGGCCTGGCCGGGTACACGGTGCGCGACCCCGACACCAACGCCCTGATGAACCAGCTCCGCTGGCGTCCCTGGACCGACCCGCACGTCTGGCAGCCGTACCCCACGGTCTTCCAGCTCGCTGACGCGGCGGGCGTGCACACGGCGCAGGTGTCGTCCCCCGACTTCCAGCACACCCCGCTGACCAAGATCGCGCTGAGCGGCGGCACCTTCCAGGGCCGCCTCACCGGCGAGGACCGGATGGACCTCGCAGCCCGGCACCTGGCGGCCGGGGACCGCTCGCTGGTCTACACGTACTACAGCGAGGTCGACGGTGCGGGACACCGCTTCGGCGTCGACTCCGACGCCTGGCGCGGCCAGTTGATGCACGTGGACCGGCTCGCCCAGCGCCTCGCGGAGCAGCTGCCGCCGCGCAGTGCCCTGTACGTCACCGCCGACCACGGCATGATCGACATCCCCTTCGACGAGCAGTCCCGCATCGACTTCGACGAGGACTGGGAACTGGGCGCGGGCGTCGCCCTGCTCGGCGGCGAGGGCCGGGCCCGGCACGTGTACGCCGTCCCGGGCGCGACCGGCGACGTGCTCGCCGTGTGGCGCGAGGTGCTCGGTGAACAGTTCTGGGTGGCGAGCCGCGACGAGGCGATCGAGGCGGGCTGGTTCGGTCCGTACATCGACGAGCGCGTCCACGGCCGGATCGGCGACGTCGTCGCCGCCGCCCACGACGACGTGGTGATCACCGCCTCCCGCAACGAGCCGGGCGAGTCCTCGATGGTCGGCATGCACGGCTCGATGACTCCCGTGGAGCAACTCGTTCCGCTCCTGCAAGTACGCTCGTAA